The nucleotide window GGCATTTGCGAGATCCTTGGCGGGCTTGGTTTGGTTCTGCCGTGGTGGTTGCGCATCAAGCCTGGGCTCACGCCGCTGGCGGCTGCAGGTTTGCTGATCATCATGAGCGGTGGCGTGGCGGTTACGCTTATGACACCAGACCGCGCGATGGCAGTCATACCGGCGGTGGTTGGAATTTTCTTAGCGTTTGTTGCCTGGGGGCGAGGCATTAAGGGCGTGAGGTAAGACTGATCGAATTAGGGGAGGATCCTATGAACTACGTCGATGGTTTTGTGCTGCCGGTGCCAAAGAAGAACCTGGCTGCGTACCGCCGTATGGCGCAAATAGCTGCGAAGGTCTGGCGTGAGCATGGCGCGCTTGAATACGTCGAGTGCCTCGCCGACGACGTGAAGGCCGGCACGTACACGTCGTTTCCGCAGAGTGTAAAGTTAAAACCCGGTGAAACGGTTATCTTCGCCTACGTCGTCTACAAGTCGCGCGCCCATCGGGATAAAGTCAATGCGAAGGTGATGAAAGATCCGCGCATCGTGAAAATGATGGGCGAAAAGCACCCCTTCGAGAAAGACTTTATGAAAAAGGCGTTTCACCTACTCATGGACATAGACAAGATGGTTGGCGGTGATTTCGAGAAAGGTCTAGCGCAACTAAAAACAGTCACAGAATCTTCCCCGAAGCCGTAGGGGCGACCGGCTGGTCGCCCTCCTCACGTTCAATGAATCCATCGTTGGAGTCTGCCGATTCAGAACCCTACATCTACGTTCAACAAGCCGCACAACTGAACGCGCTGGTGGCGCGCCTTGCCAAAGTCGAGCGAGTTGCGCTCGACACCGAGGCCGACAGCCTGCACAACTATTATGAGAAAGTTTGCCTGATCCAGCTTTCGCTGAACGGCGATCACTACCTGGTCGATCCGCTCTGCGGCCTGGATCTAACTGAATTCGCCGAAGCGCTTGCCGACAAGCCGCTGGTCTTGCATGGCGCGGATTACGATCTGCGCATGCTGCGGATTAATTTTAACTTTCGCCCACGCGCCGAAGTCTTCGACACCATGATTGCAGCGCAGCTCTTGGGCTTCGAGCAAATAGGCTTGGCGGCGCTGATCGAGAAGTATTTTCAAGTTATCATCGGCAAAGAGGGACAGAAGTCCGATTGGTCGCAGCGGCCCTTGAGCGAGAAGCAGCTACGCTATGCGGTGAACGACACCCGCTATCTCATCCAACTCGCCGAGATTCTCACGACTGAACTGAACGAGCGCGGCCGACTAGCGTGGCACAAGGAGAGTTGTGCCGCGATGGTGGAAACCAGCGGACGCGATCGCGTGCGCGATCCCGACGACGTTTGGCGGCTCAAAGGCTCGGGAAAATTCACGCATCGGCAGCTCGCTTACCTGCGCGAGATCTGGCAATGGCGCGAGGGCCGTGCGCAGCGTGCCAATCGGCCGCCGTTCAAGATATTTGGCAACGAGCAAATATTTCAACTCGTCCAATGGGCCGATGCCAACCCTGGTGCGCCGCTCGATCAGGGACCGAAGCTGCCGCGCAATATCCGCGACCATTTGCTACGCACCCTGGATGAGGCGGTGGCGCGTGTTGCAGCGCTGGCACCGGAGCAGTGGCCCGAGCGGAAAAAGTTCGAACGGCCGGAACCGCCGAGCGCGGAAGTCACAAAGAGAATCGAGCTGCTGCGCACCACGTGTGGCGAAATTGCCAAAGAGTTAGGAATCGCCGCAGCCACTCTGGCGCCACGCGCCGCCCTGGAAGCGATCGCGCGCAAGCCATCGCGATCGATTGAAGAGACGATGGCGACGGGCAATCTTTTGCGTTGGCAGGCGGAGCTGATACAAGGCGCGGTGGGAAAATGTATTGCGAAGGTTTGATTACCCGCCCAAAATTAACACTCCCACTTCTTATCCTCGGTGCACCGGCCGCACCGGATCTTTAAACTCACCGTTGAACGTGTAGAACGCCTTCGGTCGCTCGTGCGGTTGGACCCCTTGTATCATCGGCTCGTTCTTCGCCGCATCTCGGATGACGCCATCGGATCTGCGCCGCGCTCGGCGCGTGTCATGTTCTCTTCGAGCAACCGGCGCTGGTAAAAACCTTTTTGGAAATTGAAGGCACGGCGAATTTTTCGTGGAACAGAGTCGCCGACGCAAGTTTGGTGCAGGAGGTCTTGCAAAGAGGACGGTAGATCGCCTCACGCCTAAACCGGTTAGCAAGGCCATTCTCTAGCAGCCCGCGGTTCGTGATATAAGGTTTCTCGATGGATCAGAAAGAACGCTCAGCCCTAACAAGTTGGATCACGCAGGCCGGGTTGGCAGGGCTGAGCGAAGCGGCCATGCTGACCGAGTTTTGCGAACGGGTGTCTGCGCTCGGTGTGCCACTGGCGCGCGCCAACATCGTCATCGACACGCTCCATCCCGTTTATCGTGGCCGCGCGTTCACTTGGAAGCAGCAGACGCGTCATACAGCGTTGACCGAGTACGGCCGTGAGGACAAACTGCGTTGGGAGTGCAGTCCCTTCTACGTTCTAGAGCTTTACGAAGAACCCTTGCTGCGGCGCCGGGTCAACGCAGAGACAGCCAAGGAGTTCCCGATACTTGCCGATCTTTTGCGCGATGGCATGACCGACTATCTCGCTATCGCCAATCGTTTTGCCGCTGCGGGAGTGATTGGCAACATGGACTGCATCTACTCTTCCTGGGCGACCGATGCGCCGGGCGGCTTCGCCGATGCACACATTGACGACCTGACGCGGCTGGTGCCGTTGGTTGCATTGACCATGAAAGCGGCGTCGCTGACGCGCATTGCCGGGACGCTGGTGGAGACTTATCTTGGCCGCGATGCCGGGCGAAAAGTCTTGCAGGGACGCATAGAACGGGGCGTTGCCGAGCGGATTCAAACGGTGCTCTGGTTCAGCGATCTACGCAACTACGCCCGCGTCAGCGATACGGCGGCGCCGGAGCAGATTATTCCGTTGTTGAATGAGTATGCGGATGTGATTCTTTCTGCGATTCATCAATTCGGCGGCGACGTGCTCAAACTCATCGGCGATGGCACGCTGGCGATATTTCCCGTTGGCGAGCGTGCCAACGCCAGCCGTGCGGCGCTCGATGCGGCGGCACAGGCACGCCGGGCGCTCGCGGTGTTGAATCATCGGCGTGCTGCCGAAGGACTGCCAATCACTGAAATGTATCTGGGGCTGCACGTGGGCGAAGTGTTCTACGGCAATATTGGCAGCCGCGAGCGGCTTGATTTCACAGTTGTTGGACCCGCGGTCAACGAAGTCAGCCGGATTGCGAACATGTGCCGCTCGCTCGATCAGCCAATGCTCGTCTCGGCGCCTTTCGCCAGCGCGCTCGGCGAGCGTAGTGGTTCGTTGGTGTCGGTCGGTCGCTACGCGCTGCGAGGTGTGGCGAAACCGCAGGAGCTTTTTACGCTCGATCAACAGGCGGAGTGATGCATTACAACGCTGCTTCGATCTCCGCCAGGCCTTTGCGGCCGCCGAAGGTGGTTGGGCCGGCGACGAAGTCGATTTCTTTTTCCTGCTTGGCGGCGGCAACCAGTTGTTGAATGGTTTGCGCAACAAGCGAGCCTGGCGTGAGAAGTAGGCAACTTAGGATGATGAGGAGCAATTTGATTCTTATCATGTGCATAGAACTCTAGATTCCTTCCCCCGCCTCTGGAGAAGGTTAGGATGGGGGCCGTTCTTACAGCGTTGCCCCCACCTTGATACTCCCTCCAGACGGGTGTGAGGAATAAGAGACCACCGAACTTAGGTCTCGAAGATCACCGCAAGATCTTGGTGATCTCTTCCTCAAAGGGCGCGTCATCGTTGGCGAAGACCGCTGCCAGCTCTTTCGGGTCTTGCAGCTTGAGTTTATTGCCGCGGACGTATTTATGCATGAGGGTGCCTTCGACCAGATAGGAGCTGCGGTGGTCTTGCTTCTCCAACACCGATTGCGCTTCTCGCGTGGTCATGTAGGCGATGAACAGCCGCGCCGAGTTTGGCCGCGCCGAGTTTCTTGGAATCGCAAGTTGATAATACGAGGAAGTCGGCGGGTTCGATCCCGGCAGGCCGACGAGCGGCGCGCCTTTGGCTTGCCACTTCCACATCGCTTCGAGCGGCCCACCGGTGCTGCCCATGATTGGGAACTCGCCGCTGACAATCCGCTCTTCTTCACCTTGGCGCAGCTTGCCGCCGACCAGCGGCGCGAGCTTGCGCGCGAAGGAGAGCACTTTCTCTTTGCCCCACACCGACGAGAGGCGAATTAGCCAGTGGTAGTAGGTTGGAATTGCCAGCTTGCCGGCCCAGGTCGGCGAAAGTTTCGGATCGACGAGATCTTCATAGCTCTTGGGAGCTTTGTCTTTGGGAATCGCTTGCGAGTTGTAGATGATGCCGTGAAACGAGGCGTAAACAAGCAAGGTCTCTTGCGGAAACATTTCCATTTCCTTGGTGACCCAGGGGAAGGTTCCAGCAAAGCTTACCGTTTGTAGCGCTTTCGCTTGGTGCATATCCGCCATGGTGCCGTCGGAACCGAGATACATATCCGTCGAGGCTTTGGCGCCGGCTTTGATCTCCGACATCACCCGCGCCGCCACTTGGGGGAAGCTCGGGCCGCCGACTAAATTGACTTTGTGATTGAGGCCGAAGCGTTTGTTGAAGCCGGCTTCTAATTCGGTGAAGCCTTTTTTGCCGCCGAAGGTTGACGAGCTGGCGACCAGGGTGACTTCGCCTTCTTTTTTGGCTTCGGCGATGATTTGCTCCATCGTTTGGGAGTGAGAAGTATCCGGCGCAATCAGAGCAACGCCCGCTGCTAGAAATAATAGAGCGCCGCTGGTGCGCGCCCTCACCCGAAGCCTCTCCCAGAGGGCGAGGGAACTCCGATGGCCTACATGGATTCGGTTAAGCATTAGTTTCTCTCCTTAAACTCCGCGCACTCCGCGCCTCTGTGGTGAATCTTTTTTTAACTCAGCGCTTCCACCGCATCGCGGCTTGAATCGAACGTGATCGGTCCATTCTTTTGCGGATCGCGGATGACGGCGAAGGGGTCTTTGCCCTGCTGCACGGCATCGATCGACTCGCGGATCATTTTGCGCAGCAGCAAGATCCCTTGGTCGCCCGTCGCCAAATGTTCCTTGGTGCGATCGGCGATGGGGCCTTGGGTTTCCTGGGCAACGCGATCTTGTTCGCGGTTGGGCAGGTTCCACCAGCCGTCTTTGACGCGCTCATAGACACCGGGCACGGCGTAGTCGAATTTGCCGGTCTTGAGTGCCACCGGCCGCGTCGGCTTGCCATCTTTGTGCGGGTAAAAATCGATGTGATACGTGGTGGTCTTGTAGTCGTCGGTGGGCACGCGGAAGCGAATCACCTGGCGCGGATCTTCGCCAACGCGCGCGGCCGAGTGGCGCACGTGCGCGGGAAAAACAAAATGCGAGATGCGCGGCTTGGAGACACCTTCGACGTAGGTGGTTTCTTTGATGCCAAAAGGGCTGGGCTCCCATTTAATATTCGGCCGCTTCATCGCCATGTTCGGGTAGCCGGGTGCGTGCAGCGCGATCGAATGGGTGCCATCGGCGGAGTTCTCGGCGCGCTGCAGCCAGTTGCAATGCTCCTCGCCGCCGCCCACCACGCGGCAGCCATCTTGCCGCACCAGCAAGTCAAACGCCGGCAAAAGCGGCGCCGGCTCCGGACCGATGTAGGCCATGACTAAACCACCGGCATCTTGGGCGTGAAACGCCGGATGCTGGATGCGGTTTTTGAAGGTGCTGTCGGCCGGCTCGGCCGGCTGGTCCAAACATTTGCCGCGGGCGTTGTACAACCAACCATGATAGCAGCAGCGAATACCATTTTCCTCGACGCGGCCAAATTCCAACGACGTGCCGCGATGCGAACAGTGCAATTCCAACAGTCCCAATTGGCCGCTGCCGTCGCGAAACAAAACGAAATCTTCGCCGAGCAGGCGCACCTTGCGCGGGCCGTTCTCTTGGGTCACTTCTTCGCTAAACGCCACCGGCCACCAGTAGCGCCGCAACATTTCGCCCGCCGGCGTGCCCGGTCCGACGCGGGTCATCAAATCATTCTCTTCCTTAGTCAGCATTGTCTCAGCTCATTCAACTGGTTAAGTTGCAGTGTGCCCAAAATACAGCGATTCAGCTACGAATTTCAATGAAGCTACCCCGGCCGGTGGGGATTGGTTGACAGCCTCCCGCTGCTATGGTTCGTTAAACCCGCTTTCTTGTGAGTGCTTCATGGTCCATCCGAGAATTCTAACCGTTATCGGCACCCGGCCCGAGGTTATCAAGATGGCGCCGGTGATTCAGGCAATCCAGCGCGCAGGCACTTTCGAGCATAGTTTGGTCGTTACCGCCCAGCATCGTGAGCTACTCGATCCCTTTCTCTCGAGTTTTGCCATCACACCGGACCTCGATCTCAACCTCATGCAAAGCAATCAAAGTCTGGCCGATTTCGCTACGCGCGCTCTCGCGGCATTGTCGGAGACGATTCGCGCGCGGCAACCTAATGCGATTCTCGTGCAGGGTGATACTGCGACGGTTCCAATGGCGAGCCTGGCGGCTTTCTATTCCGGAGTTAGTGTATGTCATGTGGAGGCAGGCCTGCGCTCCTTTCATCGCAACAATCCATATCCCGAAGAGGTCAATCGGCGCGTGACCTCCTGTCTGGCAAACTTGCACTTCGCACCGACGGAGCGAGCTCAAAACAATTTACTAAACGAGGGGATATCTCCAGACGATGTGTTTGTTACGGGGAATACAATCGTCGACGCGCTGCGCTTGATGCCTGTGAACGGCAATTTCACATACGCGAATCTGAACCGGCTTGATTTTGCTGAGAAGCGCGTGGTTCTGGTGACCGCTCATCGGCGCGAAAGTCATGGTGCTCCACTGCTTTCAATTTGTGATGCGATCAGGCGCTTAGCGCGTCGCTTTGCCGGGGTTGAGTTCGTCTATCCGGTACATCCTAACCCTCACGTAGAGCCGGTTGTCCGCAAAGAGCTAGCGTCGCTTCCCAATGTGCATCTGTTAGAGCCGATTCCCTACCAGGACATGTTGCGTATTTTGCGCCTGTGCTACCTGGTGTTGACCGATTCCGGAGGCGTGCAGGAAGAAGCGCCTTCTTTCAATAAGCCGGTGTTGGTACTGCGTGAGGTTACCGAGCGACCGGAGCTTATCGAGGCTGGTGCCGGACGCTTGGTCGGTACCAGCTCTGATCGGATTGTCACCGCCGCCAGTGAGCTGTTGCTGGACGACACCGTGTATCATTCCATGCAGGCTGCAAAGAACCCGTTTGGCGACGGACATGCTGCTGAAAGAATCGTTCGAATCCTTGCCGAGCGCTTGGCGCCGTAGTCGTTCAAAAGTCGATTTAGACGGTCAGCCCATGGAGGGACACCCACAGAAGGCTGTAGCACGAAGCTATGCCGGTGATTTTTTCACTCAAAATCTTATAACGATGGAGCCAGGTGTTACGCCGCGCCAAATCGATTCTCGCGTTTACTTTCTCGGCTGAGCGCTCACCGAGAGCCGCTTCGATCTGTGGCACGAACTCTTCGCGAGATCGCACCGGATAGAAGTACTCCTGATAGGGTTCAAGCTCCGGTAATTGCACCGAGACCACTGGCTTACCGGCACTCAAATATTCGTAGAATTTGACAGGGTTTGTTGCTCGAGTGAGAGAGGTGTGGAGAAAGGGAATACAGGCAACATCGAAGTCTTTGAGATAGCTCGACAGGGTGATGTAGGGCTGTTCGCCGAGCATATGTACATTGGCCAGCCGACTGAGCGGCCCGACTTTGGCACCGGCGGTGTCGCCGATCAAGACAAATTGCCAGTCGGGTCGGTGCTTCGCAGCCTGCTCGATCATGGTTACATCGAACCAGTGGGAAATCGCGCCATAGTAGCCAATAATGGGCCGGCCAATTTTGTCGAGCAGGCGGAGCGGAGCAGGGTGGTGAAAATAATCGAAATCCACCGCGTTTGGCAGCAATAGAGCGGCACGTTCGGTACCGGAGATCTTGTCATGCAGAATTCTACTGGTGGCAACGACTAAGTCGCTATGCTGGATTAAGTCCTGTTCCGGTAAGAGCGCGGTGCGCCGGACGTTGGCGAAGCCGCTGTGCTCGTCCATGCAGTCGTAGACGAGCTTCCAACCCCAATGCGCGCGAGCCGAAAAAGCCAGCGGCGCCCAGAACGGCACGTGGACTAAACTTACGGCTTGAGCAATCGCTGCGCGGTTGCGAAACTCAGCGAGGGCGTTGATGAGTTTTTCCAGCGTTGCTTTGCTCAGGCCGTGCAAATTGGCGCCGACATGGGACGGCCCCGGGAGCTGCAGCTCGAAAATGTTTTCCCCAAGGCGTCGCGCTAGAACTTGGGGGTTCGATTGCTGAAACGAACAACTTATATAAAAAACGCGGTGGCCGTCCTTGGCGAACAACGTTAGCAATTGTTGTGGTCGTTGAAAGCGAAAATTCCAATCAATGATCGGGAAGCAAATCACGTCGTATTTAACCGGCGGCGGAAACGCCAACTCCGCTTCTGCGTTTGCGCCGCCCGTGGTCGTTGCACTGACTTCGTGGTCGAATAGTTTGGCGAACCAACCAAAGACCGGCCCAAGATAATATTTCAACCATGAGTAGCGGTTGACGACCTGCCACCCAAGCGATCCGGTAATTTCGTTAAGCCGCGCCTCTTTCGCAGCTAATTGGGCTGACAAGATCTGGATGCTTAGCTCTTGCTCTTTGAGTTGCCGTGACAAGGTGGCAACGAGTCTCTCGTTGTCCGTTTGCTCTTGCAGGTCCTGCTTATTGTCACCGGTTAGCATAGTGGTGGTTCACCCGACGCTTCCGGCAGTCGACGAAGCCAAAACGATCCGGCTTTATCCCAGCGCGGCAAAAAAGGAAACGTTCTTTGCAGCGCAGTCAGGTGTTCGCGCAATAGGTAATGATTCGCCAAGAGCGGTTTGAAGACATCGTTAAACATCAGAAAAGCGAGTAGCAAATACTGCTCGTTCCAGAAAATTTTCAGGTCTTTGACCCACTGGCGCGGATACTCCCAGGGAAGAAAAATGTCGTGGAAGTGAATCAACACGCCGGGTTTCAAGCGCGGCAGGATTTCGAAAAAAATCCGGTGCACTTCCGAGCCGATTCGACTCACATGGCAGCTATCGACAAACAGGATATCGTTGTTGTCCAGCGATTCAAAAAGATCGCGGGGCACGTCTTGTGCCTTCGAGACCAAGAGGCGGCTTAACCCCGGTAGCTTTGCGGTAAAAAATTTCGGCGGTGCCGGCTCAATGCAATCCACCCGGGTCGTGCCGTTGCGCAGCGCGGCGCGAGTTGAGAGTAGCGTGGAATAGCCACCGCCGATCTCGACAACACGCTGCAGTCTGAATTCGCGGATCATCGAATAATAGATCACGCCATCCACCGGATTGAACGCCGGGTTATACCAGAAATACTACCCCGTTTGGGCGTCGGTTTCAGTGGTTGGAGTATTCGCCAACTCGGCCCCCCCAGGATGCAAGCCGCGCAAGCAGCTCGATCTGTGCCGGCGCATCAAGTCGCAATGCTGTCGTAAAATCCCGCGTCCAAATCGTTTCGGGCAACGCCTGCGTGTCAGGGACCGGGTGATAATAGTTCAACGGTGCAATGTGCATGCGCTGCTTCTCAGCACGATCGTAGAGCTTTAGCCAGGTCTCTCCGTCCTTAAAGCCGACGTTGCCCACCGGCGTGAGCAACGAGCTCAACATGTCGCTCAGCGGCTCACCGCTTAGATGCCGGCTCAAACTGGCAGCGAACTCGGCTTGGCGTTGGTCCATCAGCACACGGAAATTCTGCCATGCTAACGCCGCCGTTCGTTCGTCGGTCAACGCATTGAAAAACTCACTCACGGCTTTACTCGATGGCTCGGAGGAGTGTGTCACGCGCCACTGACGCAAACGTTTTTTGACCTGGTTGATCAACGGTCAATAAACCCCATCGCATCTTCGGTGTGCCGCGCGCCGGCGACGGCGCCCGGCGGCACCGCCGCTTCGATGCGTTTTAACTCTTCGGCAGTGATTTCGATGGCGGCCGCGCCGACGTTTTCTTCCAGGTGGCTGCGTCGGTTTGCACCCGGGATCGGTACTAGATTATCCCCTTTCCCAAGCATCCAGGCCAAAGCTAGCTGCGCGGGCTGACACTCTTTTGCCGCCGCGATCCGTTGCAAGGCACCGGCCAACTGGAGATTGCGTTGAAGATTGTCCTTTTGGAAACGCGGCAACAGAGTCCGTGGATCATGCGCGGCGAACGGTTCGTTGTTTTTAATCTGTCCAGTCAACAGGCCCCGTCCAAGCGGGCAGAACGGCACGAAAGCTATGCCAAGCTCGCGGCACGCGGGAAATATTTCCGTCTCTGGATCCCGCGTGACCAATGAATACTCCGATTGCACGGCGCTGATCGCATGCACTCGATGGGCGCGCCGGATCGTCGCCGCCGAGACTTCGGACAAGCCAAGGAAACGCACCTTTCCACTGCGCACAAGCTCAGCCATGGCGCCCACGGTTTCTTCGATGGGAACGTGAGGGTCTAGCCGTTGCAGATAGAATAGGTCAATGACGTCGACGCCTAAACGGCGCAAGCTGGCTTCGCAGGCTTGGTGCACATACTCTGGCCGGCCGTCGACCGCCGTCTTGCCGCCGCGGCTGACAAAGCCGAATTTGGTGGCCAAGATGACTTCGCTGCGCCGCCTACGCACAAACGCGCCGATCAATTGTTCGTTGTGACCTGCACCGTAGACATCGGCGGTGTCGAGAAAGTTCACACCGAGATCGAGCGCCAGGTGAAGTGTTTTCGCCGACTCCCGATCGTCGCGGTCGCCGTAGGACCGTGACATCCCCATGCAGCCGAGACCCAGGCACGACACCATGGGCCCATGGAGCCCCAGCGCGCGCATGGCGATCGTCGCCCGTGGTTTTTTCCAGAAACGTACACTCAAGGTACAAAGATCTCTTAGCTTGCAGGCCGTTGGGCGGTGACGGAGCGCCAAGCTTTATACAAGGCGATGATCGGTCCCAGCCAAGTCTTTTCGCTCATTTCACCCAGGCTTGCTTTGAGGTTTTCGTTTTCTTGCCGTAGCCGGTCGATCTCCGCCACTGACGCGCGCAACTGATCGGCATTGCGACTATCCACCTGGCGGAAGGCTTCCACCAAAGCTCCCTCGGCGCTTGCAATGGAAGCGGGCGTCTCGGCAGGCGCCTGCATGATTTGCTCAAGCTTGTCGAGATCAAGCGTCGGGTCGGTCGCTAGCACCATCAAATAGCGATAGCAGGGCTCCTTGTAATCATAAGGGCCGATCCGTTCATTGTAGATGCGATTGACCGATTCGTAAAATTCGCTGAACGGATTTTGATATTGGGTATCGAAGAATATCAGTATCTGGTGGATGAACCGGTAAAGATAGTTATCCGGCAATACGACAACGCGCGATGCGCCCTGCGCTTTGATCGTGGCAACGACTTCTTCAACCGGTTGCAGTCCGTATCGAACATGCTGCATGGCCGGTTCGAATTCGTGCGCATACTTACCCCAGACAAAATCAAACACCAGCCGGTCGATGTGATTGACAATGTCACGCTTCACCGGACTGCCGATCACAACTAATCCCCGGGTCACTCGCATCATTTCGGCGACTAGCCCGGGCCGCTGCTCCTGCGGGATATGCTCGTAAACGTCGGTGACGAAACAGGCGTCGAATGCTTTGTCCGGAAACGGAATCGCGACCGGCATCGGCAGCGTTGGAACTTCCTTTTCGTCGTGGGTCGGATAGCGTGTGATGCGCGACTCCGGGAGATACTCACGCAGGTTGGTTGGATAACGCGATAGTTCAAGCACGCGAGGCTCGGTAAGCGATTTTTGTCGTGCCCCCTCGCGAATACAACGGGCGATCTGCATCATGTTTTGATACTGATCGAAGACGTTGCCGAGAAATGTTTGCGTGCGCGCTGATTGCTTGCTCAAGGGACCGCCTCCTTGGGTGCTCAAATGGTTATAACAAGGCGGGTTGGTTGTTCAACCGTTAGGATCGCGCAGCGATAGCATGTTTTTCCCGGCGTAAAGAACCGGATCGATGGGGTTGCCACTGAAGGTTCCATTTTTTCTCAAAGCGCTCCCGGTTTTGGGCGAAAATGCTGTTGTACTCTCCGGTCGCCTCGAGCTTTTCGAAGGCCGCGCGGCCGAAGTGATGGACGAACACGCCGGGTGCGCAAACCACCCGGTAGCCGGCACGCTTGATCCGCAACGAATAGTCGTCATCCTCGAACATGCCGACGCCAAATTGTTCATCGAGTGGTCCGATCGCATCGTAAATTTCGCGGCGGAATGCCACACAGAACATTGCGAGCATATGGATATCCGCGATGGTTCGAGCGTTTCTCCGCATGGTGTAGCGCGCGAAGCTCTCCATTTCCTCCCAAGTGCGGTAGTAAACTTCGACTCTCGCCTCGTTGCCGACGAAATTGCTAACCGGGCCGACCAAACCAATGGCGCGGTCTTGCAGATGCCACAGCAGGCCCTCAAGCCAGCCAGGAGGAACTATCGTGTCGTTATTGAGTAGTACCAAGAAGTCACCGCGTGCGCGGGCGATTCCCTGGTTGTTGGCGCGGGCGAATCCTTCGTTGCGATCGTTCAGCAAGAAGGTGATCCATTTGCATTCGTGGGCGACTCGTTGCAGGTAAGCCGGTGTGTTATCGGTCGACCGATTGTCGACAACGATCACTTCGGAATTTGCGTATTCGGTGTTGCGCGCGATGCTTTCCAGACAAAGTTTGGTCAGAGGTAAGTTGTTATAGGTAACAATGATGATGCTAACGCGCGGTGGCTTGGATTCGTGGCGATGGTTAGCAGTTTCCTTGAGAGGGCGATAGGTGAGAATCCTGTTAAGCGCATCCGGGTCGAGATGGGGCAACAGCGTTAGCCCGTCGTGGAAACCTGCCGCCGTCAGTGCTGCGTTCTTTGCGGCACCGACAAAGCGCTGGATCACTCCCCAGCGATGCAGCGTGCGCCATGTTGCTGCGCGGAGGCTGTAGGGCATGCAGTGCATTATTTGCGGGAACCACTCATGACACAGCTAGCCCGACATCTACCGAAAGACGGGGCTATTGTTTCAAAATCTTCGCCAACTCGGCTTTGAATTGCAGCCCTTCGTCGCTTTCGCCCTTGAGATAGTAGTCAATGGATTCTTTGGGCGATTGGAGAGACAACTTCGACTCACGCAAGTGTTTGTTCATCAGCGTGCCTTCGACCAGATGTGAGCTGCGCGACTCGTGCTTCTGCAAAACCTCCTGCGCTTCTTTGGTTGTCATGAAGGCAACGAATAGTTTGGCGAGGTTTGGGTGCGGCGCGTTGCGCGGCACGCTGAGTTGGAAATAGTCGGTATTGATCGGCGTCGTGCCCGGCACCGCCATGATCGGTGCGCCTTTGGCCTTCCACTTCCACATGGCGCTCAGCGAGTCGCCGAGGTTGGCCATGATCGGATACTCGCCGCTGACGATGCGTTCTTCCTCGCTGTAGCGCAGGCGCCCGGCGCTGATGGCGACCAACTTGCGGGCGAAGTCTTTTACTTTCTCCGTGCCCCAATTGAGCGACAGCTCGGCCAGCCAGGCAACATAGG belongs to Deltaproteobacteria bacterium and includes:
- a CDS encoding aldo/keto reductase, with product MAMRALGLHGPMVSCLGLGCMGMSRSYGDRDDRESAKTLHLALDLGVNFLDTADVYGAGHNEQLIGAFVRRRRSEVILATKFGFVSRGGKTAVDGRPEYVHQACEASLRRLGVDVIDLFYLQRLDPHVPIEETVGAMAELVRSGKVRFLGLSEVSAATIRRAHRVHAISAVQSEYSLVTRDPETEIFPACRELGIAFVPFCPLGRGLLTGQIKNNEPFAAHDPRTLLPRFQKDNLQRNLQLAGALQRIAAAKECQPAQLALAWMLGKGDNLVPIPGANRRSHLEENVGAAAIEITAEELKRIEAAVPPGAVAGARHTEDAMGFIDR
- a CDS encoding methyltransferase domain-containing protein — its product is MSKQSARTQTFLGNVFDQYQNMMQIARCIREGARQKSLTEPRVLELSRYPTNLREYLPESRITRYPTHDEKEVPTLPMPVAIPFPDKAFDACFVTDVYEHIPQEQRPGLVAEMMRVTRGLVVIGSPVKRDIVNHIDRLVFDFVWGKYAHEFEPAMQHVRYGLQPVEEVVATIKAQGASRVVVLPDNYLYRFIHQILIFFDTQYQNPFSEFYESVNRIYNERIGPYDYKEPCYRYLMVLATDPTLDLDKLEQIMQAPAETPASIASAEGALVEAFRQVDSRNADQLRASVAEIDRLRQENENLKASLGEMSEKTWLGPIIALYKAWRSVTAQRPAS
- a CDS encoding glycosyltransferase family 1 protein, whose product is MLTGDNKQDLQEQTDNERLVATLSRQLKEQELSIQILSAQLAAKEARLNEITGSLGWQVVNRYSWLKYYLGPVFGWFAKLFDHEVSATTTGGANAEAELAFPPPVKYDVICFPIIDWNFRFQRPQQLLTLFAKDGHRVFYISCSFQQSNPQVLARRLGENIFELQLPGPSHVGANLHGLSKATLEKLINALAEFRNRAAIAQAVSLVHVPFWAPLAFSARAHWGWKLVYDCMDEHSGFANVRRTALLPEQDLIQHSDLVVATSRILHDKISGTERAALLLPNAVDFDYFHHPAPLRLLDKIGRPIIGYYGAISHWFDVTMIEQAAKHRPDWQFVLIGDTAGAKVGPLSRLANVHMLGEQPYITLSSYLKDFDVACIPFLHTSLTRATNPVKFYEYLSAGKPVVSVQLPELEPYQEYFYPVRSREEFVPQIEAALGERSAEKVNARIDLARRNTWLHRYKILSEKITGIASCYSLLWVSLHGLTV
- a CDS encoding glycosyltransferase family 2 protein, translated to MHCMPYSLRAATWRTLHRWGVIQRFVGAAKNAALTAAGFHDGLTLLPHLDPDALNRILTYRPLKETANHRHESKPPRVSIIIVTYNNLPLTKLCLESIARNTEYANSEVIVVDNRSTDNTPAYLQRVAHECKWITFLLNDRNEGFARANNQGIARARGDFLVLLNNDTIVPPGWLEGLLWHLQDRAIGLVGPVSNFVGNEARVEVYYRTWEEMESFARYTMRRNARTIADIHMLAMFCVAFRREIYDAIGPLDEQFGVGMFEDDDYSLRIKRAGYRVVCAPGVFVHHFGRAAFEKLEATGEYNSIFAQNRERFEKKWNLQWQPHRSGSLRREKHAIAARS
- a CDS encoding class I SAM-dependent methyltransferase; translation: MIYYSMIREFRLQRVVEIGGGYSTLLSTRAALRNGTTRVDCIEPAPPKFFTAKLPGLSRLLVSKAQDVPRDLFESLDNNDILFVDSCHVSRIGSEVHRIFFEILPRLKPGVLIHFHDIFLPWEYPRQWVKDLKIFWNEQYLLLAFLMFNDVFKPLLANHYLLREHLTALQRTFPFLPRWDKAGSFWLRRLPEASGEPPLC